From the Bacillus sp. FJAT-22090 genome, the window GTAGAACTTCGTGATGGTGACAAAGCAAGATACCTAGGTAAAGGTGTTTTAAAAGCAGTAGAAAATGTAAATAACATTATCGCAGCTGAATTGGAAGAAAACTTCACAGTTTTAGACCAAGTATCCATTGACCAAGCAATGATTGAATTAGATGGTACAGAAAACAAAGGAAATCTAGGTGCAAACGCAATTCTAGGAGTTTCCATCGCAGTTGCACACGCAGCAGCAGATTATTTAGATATTCCTCTTTATCAATATTTAGGAGGATTTAATGCAAAACAACTACCAGTTCCAATGATGAACATTTTAAATGGTGGGGAACATGCTGATAACAACGTAGATATTCAAGAATTTATGGTAATGCCAGTTGGAGCAGAAACTTTCCGTCATGCACTTCGCATGGGAACTGAAATTTTCCACAGCTTGAAAGCAGTGTTAAAAGAAGCTGGTTTAAACACAGCTGTTGGAGATGAAGGTGGATTTGCACCAAACTTAAAATCAAATGAAGAAGCTCTTTCTACTATTATGACTGCTATCGAAAAAGCAGGTTATAAACCAGGCGAAGAAGTACTTCTAGCAATGGACGTAGCATCTTCAGAGTTATTCAATAAAGAAGATGGTAAATACCATTTATCAGGTGAAGGTGTTGTAAAAACTTCAGAAGAAATGGTTGCTTGGTATGAAGAACTTTGTGAAAAATACCCAATTATCTCTATTGAAGATGGATTAGATGAAAACGACTGGGCTGGACATAAATTGCTTACAGATCGTTTAGGTAAAAAAGTTCAATTAGTTGGAGACGATCTTTTCGTAACAAATACGAAAAAATTGGCTGAGGGAATTGAGCAAGGAGTAGGTAACTCTATTCTTGTAAAAGTGAACCAAATCGGTACGCTAACAGAAACATTTGAAGCAATCGAAATGGCTAAACGTGCTGGATATACAGCAGTAATCTCTCACCGTTCTGGTGAATCAGAAGACGTGACAATTGCGGACATCGCAGTTGCAACAAACGCTGGTCAAATCAAAACAGGTGCACCATCTCGTTCGGATCGTGTAGCAAAATACAACCAACTACTTCGTATTGAGGATTCATTGTATGAAACAGCTCAATACTTAGGTAAAAAAACATTTTATAACTTAAAGAAATGAATTTGAGCATCACTTTTTACAACTGAAATTATTTAGTTGGAAACTAGAAGTGTTTAGTTGGAAAAAAGACTATTTTAGTTGGAATTTTAGAGCATTTAGTTGGAAAATTCACTACTTTAGTTGGAATATCCTTTTAATGTAAAGAGTTTAGAAAATAGTCATTCAAGGAGCGGGAAGTGACACAGTCACTTCTCGCTCTTTTTTAATGTAGTAGTCACATTCTCGATTTTTATTTTGGACCCGTTAATTTCCGTTCTAGGCGGACGCTTTCCGCCGGCATGGCTTTAGCCGCTTCCTTCACTACGTTCAGTCCAGGGTCTTCAGCTCATGCACCTGCCGCTTCGCTTTCGGTGCAGAAAACATTTGCTATTCCTGCTGGAGTCGCCGCCTTCCACTCCAATCAACTATTATCCGCTTTTCAATTAGAAAACCATCATGCCATCAATCGAGCAAGTTTTTATCACTTAAATGTTTTCGAATAGTATATATAGAAGATCGTTGAAAAAGGCGACACGCCCGCGGAAAGGGTGCCGTTTCAACGATTTTTCTTATTTATCGGATGATAATTATTTAGTAGGAAAAAGCTCCTTAACGAATGTTAAGGAGCTTTAACTTTAAAAGAGATATGGTCCAATCAAAAGAAATAATATTGCGAGATTCATAAATGTCGTATATAAAACGAAAAGATTGAACGTTTCTTCGGACACTTTGTAACGAACAAGGAACAAAGGAATGGTTGATAGAATCATAGCAAGTAACAAAAGTAATATAAAATGCCAACCTTCCGTTATGAAAGGAATGTTATGAAGGATGGATTGAATAGTTGTAAATTTAAACAAGGAAATCGATTGCATACTAAAAAGTGCGATAAGATGAATGGTAAAAGCAATTTTATATGATTGCTCCGGTTTAAATTTACCTAGTAAAAATAAACTACCATACGTTACGATAAATGTTAGAAAAATCCATACAAAAGAAAACATCGCTAATATAAATCCATGAAAGAGATTACTTAATAAAGTATAAAAAGCGGCTTTATAATCTCCTTGCATGATTTCTTTCGTTTCTTTTTTCTTGATTTCCTCGGAGGATGAATATTCTAAAATGCGGTTGGAGCCCTTCATTTTTAAATAGGCAACCGTCTCCTCGTTTAATAGAATAGAACGTTCATAACGGTTTCCTACTTTAGTAACAGCATTTGCTTGGACGGTATTATCTACTAAATCACCAACAAATATTTTGTTGACCTTCCCGAGAGAGGGGTCATACAATGAAGCAGAAAATGCTATAATCGGTGCTTGTTCACCTTGATATATCATAGGAGACTGAATATCGCTTAATGAGCTATTTGTTTCATTTTCCACAAAGGACAGTTTATCGAAGGTCGGTGATTGATGATTGCTTAGATCGAATTGTGCTAATTCAATATTTTTTGTACTAGAGCCACCAGCTAATACTTTTTTATCAAGCGCAATAGCATAATTCTTATCTTTTAATTGAAAAATTTGCATTGATAAAAGGTTTTCTTGACCACTAACAGTAAAAGTAAATAGTTCTGATAACTCGTCGTTGGAGAGACTATACAACGTATAAAGCTTGTCTTGCTTATTTTCAGTTACAACAAAGATTTGATCTTCAAGAATTTTAACAAAATTCACAGCCTCATCAGCTCTAAAACGTTGTTCTTCTTTAGTAAAAGGACTTTCTAATATTACAATATCATTATTCTCCGTCCAATAAACAAGTGAATTTACTGTCTTTGAAAAGTTAGCAACATCTGAAGCGATAACTTTTTCTCCTGAAGTTGTATTAGTATGAATAAGCGAATTTTCTCTTATAAAGTAGGAGTCCGTTCCATCGCTCCAACTATTTTTGTATGTATTAAGCGAATCAATCGTACGGTTTCTTTTACACTCTAACTCCTTGTCACACGTCAACACCTCTAGCTTTTTGAAGTCAAGCATGCTAATAGTGTATCCGTTTTCTTCTCGAACGCTTTGAAGTTTAGAAAAGTTACCTTCTATCGTTTCTAATTGAAAAGACCTACTCCATTGTTCGGATGGAGGATGAGTTTGTTCTTGTAGAGTTTCCCAATAAAGAAACCCTGTTATGCATACTATAATGAGTATACTAAGTCCTATTAATTTGTATTTCACGATATACCTTCCTTTTGCTATTATTTTATAAGTTTACCAATTTACCAATTTACTTAATTCTCTATAGGTTGTGAATTTCCTTTTTTACTTTTTTGTGGATTGTAATCGATTAAATACATTGCTAAATTTTTTGATATATAATGAACCATTTAATACTATACTGTTTTATCGATAGACTGTTGTATGTTCTAGTTTTTTTTGGTAAAATTAATATTGTTGTGAACGTTCTTATCAGGAGGTGGAATAAATGCATGCGTTTTTAATGATTTTACTAGTCATCGTATCGCTCGCATTAATCGTTGTCGTGTTGTTACAATCAGGGAAAAGTGCTGGTCTATCAGGAGCCATCTCTGGTGGGGCTGAACAACTATTTGGAAAACAAAAAGCTCGAGGCATGGACCTTGTATTACATAGAGTGACGATTGTACTTGCAGTATTATTTTTTATTTTAACTATTGCTGTTACTAAATTTTAAAACAGATCGCCTGACCGACTTCTGATTGGTTAGGCGTTTTCTTTTAAAAATTTTTACATACATATTAAGCTTGTATATAGTAATGTCTGGCTACTGGACTTTTCCGTTATGAATGAAAGTAGTTAGAGGCATACTGTATTTTATATTGGAGGTATTTTTCTATGCGAATCACAACGCCTAAACCTTTTTTCTTTGAAGCTGGTAAACGAGCAGTGCTTCTACTACATGGATTTACAGGAAACTCATCAGATGTACGAATGCTTGGACGTTTTTTAGAGAAAAATGGATATACATCATTAGCGCCACATTATAAAGGACATGGTGTACCGCCTGAAGAACTTTTGGAGACAGGTCCTACTGATTGGTGGAAAGACGTCATGATGGCTTATGATCGTTTAAAGGCTGCAGGTTACGAGGAAATTGCTGTTGC encodes:
- the eno gene encoding phosphopyruvate hydratase produces the protein MPIITQIQAREVLDSRGNPTVEVEVFTESGAYGRAIVPSGASTGEYEAVELRDGDKARYLGKGVLKAVENVNNIIAAELEENFTVLDQVSIDQAMIELDGTENKGNLGANAILGVSIAVAHAAADYLDIPLYQYLGGFNAKQLPVPMMNILNGGEHADNNVDIQEFMVMPVGAETFRHALRMGTEIFHSLKAVLKEAGLNTAVGDEGGFAPNLKSNEEALSTIMTAIEKAGYKPGEEVLLAMDVASSELFNKEDGKYHLSGEGVVKTSEEMVAWYEELCEKYPIISIEDGLDENDWAGHKLLTDRLGKKVQLVGDDLFVTNTKKLAEGIEQGVGNSILVKVNQIGTLTETFEAIEMAKRAGYTAVISHRSGESEDVTIADIAVATNAGQIKTGAPSRSDRVAKYNQLLRIEDSLYETAQYLGKKTFYNLKK
- the secG gene encoding preprotein translocase subunit SecG, with protein sequence MHAFLMILLVIVSLALIVVVLLQSGKSAGLSGAISGGAEQLFGKQKARGMDLVLHRVTIVLAVLFFILTIAVTKF